TGCCTCCGGTCTCAAGCCCGGGGGTTGGATTCTGATCAACTCCTCCGAGCCGCCGGCCCATTTCGCCGCCGACTTCGACGCCTACTGTGTAGCCACAGTCGACGCGACCCGCATCGCCCGCGACAACAAGCTCGGAACCCGCAGTGTGCCGATTGTCAACACCGCCCTGGCGGGTGCCGCCGGCAGGATCCTGGGATTCGAGCTCGATGGAGTGCACGCCGCTCTCGAGCACCTCGGCTTCACCGGCGGCAACACCACGGCTGCGCGCTCGGCGTGGAATGAAGTCGAGTCGACAGCGGCTCCCATGGGCTCCGCCGAGTCGGCGGTCGCCGCCCCACCGGTCAGAACCGAGCGCTCACCTAGCTTCCTGCAAGGCGCCGGTGGTGGACTACCCGGTATTCGCACCGGGCAGTGGGCCGCCCAGCGGCCCCACCGCCAGCACATGGTGCCGCCATGCAACCATATCTGTCCTGCGGGCAACGACGTCCAGAGCTTCCTCCACGAGCTCGCCCAGCACGAGGTCGACGCCGCCCTGGCCGTTCTCCTGCGCACATCACCATTCCCCTCGGTCTGCGGCCGCGTCTGCCCGGCTCCCTGCATGGACAACTGCAATCGGATAGCGCTCGACGGCGCCGTCAACGTCAGGCAACTCGAGCGCTTTGCCGGCGACAAGGGCAACGTGGCTCTGCCCACGCCCGAGCGACTCGCCGAACGGATCGCGGTGGTCGGATCCGGTCCGGCCGGATTGACCGCCGCGTACCATCTAGCTCTTGCGGGCTACACGGTCACCGTCTACGAGGCCGGTTCGCAGATCGGCGGGCTTCTGCGCACGGGGATCCCGGACTTCCGGTTGCCCGCAGACGTGCTCGATCGAGAGATCGAGAGGATCACGGTCCTCGGCGTTGACTTCAAGACCGGCGAGCGAGTCACGCGTTCGGCCTTGCTCGAACTGGCCCGAAACCACGACGCCGTGCTCGTCGCCACCGGATTGCAGGAGCTACGGGGTCTGCGGCTCGGCGGCGAGACCGACTCGGACGCCATCGTTCAGGGCATCGAGTTTCTGGACCAGGTGAAAGAGGGTGCCGTAGCCCTCGGAGGCGACAACGTCGTCGTCATCGGCGGTGGCAACACCGCGGTCGACGCCGCCCGCTCGGCGCTCCGCCTGGGCGCGGGCAGCGTCCGCCTGGTCTACCGGCGGACCCGCAATGAGATGCCGGCGATCCGCGAGGAGATCGACGAGGCCCTCGAGGAAGGCGTGGCGATGGAGTTTCTGACCCAGCCCATTGCC
The genomic region above belongs to bacterium and contains:
- a CDS encoding FAD-dependent oxidoreductase; this encodes MIEIRIHGRGGQGGVTLAKIIATTRFLQGDSVQAFGLYAAERAGAPIQAFCRYAADAITNRNLIYEPDHVVVLDQTLVGPAIASGLKPGGWILINSSEPPAHFAADFDAYCVATVDATRIARDNKLGTRSVPIVNTALAGAAGRILGFELDGVHAALEHLGFTGGNTTAARSAWNEVESTAAPMGSAESAVAAPPVRTERSPSFLQGAGGGLPGIRTGQWAAQRPHRQHMVPPCNHICPAGNDVQSFLHELAQHEVDAALAVLLRTSPFPSVCGRVCPAPCMDNCNRIALDGAVNVRQLERFAGDKGNVALPTPERLAERIAVVGSGPAGLTAAYHLALAGYTVTVYEAGSQIGGLLRTGIPDFRLPADVLDREIERITVLGVDFKTGERVTRSALLELARNHDAVLVATGLQELRGLRLGGETDSDAIVQGIEFLDQVKEGAVALGGDNVVVIGGGNTAVDAARSALRLGAGSVRLVYRRTRNEMPAIREEIDEALEEGVAMEFLTQPIAASGNGHLNLKCRRMELGAPDESGRRSPVEIPRSDFEITCDRVILALGQSPDMSVFPEGTEVRDGERLLGILETPVYAVGDLASGDGTVAAAIGSGRRSALNIHETLSGAALTDERAADARRHVDVMRSDVIVAEAMKLHFFERQAVAEGERLEMDGRRSTFDEVHQGLDDAGEAKRCLSCGVCNECDACVTYCPEGVLKRVGRDFVFDYSFCKGCAVCATECPRNVVFMSHL